The proteins below are encoded in one region of Alkalinema sp. FACHB-956:
- a CDS encoding mechanosensitive ion channel family protein, whose translation MTITDFLSNDGVSQWSWQILPKFLGAIVILLCTNWIGTLSVSISKRLLNRIEPTLQRFLLQVLKILIWVVGSIAALNTIGIETTTLVAIVGAAGLAVGLALQNSLSHLAAGIMLISFRHFEVGDTIEGGGVSGAVDSIGLFSTTIVTGDNVRITIPNSQLFSGTLKNQTVLGTRRVDIRIPIGDRPLQPTLQDLLAIAEHHPKVLTHPKPIAQVTVIGTHSTTISLKPWCQSSDYDQVRADILYSVKRHLEQSQTQYPTVESTIDPSSDASSMNA comes from the coding sequence ATGACAATCACCGATTTTTTGAGCAATGATGGCGTGAGCCAGTGGAGTTGGCAAATTCTGCCCAAATTCCTAGGGGCGATCGTCATCCTACTCTGCACCAACTGGATTGGGACCTTGAGTGTTTCCATCAGTAAACGATTGCTCAATCGGATTGAACCGACCTTACAACGCTTCCTGTTGCAAGTCCTGAAAATCCTGATCTGGGTGGTGGGTAGTATTGCTGCGCTGAATACGATCGGGATTGAAACGACGACGCTAGTTGCAATTGTTGGGGCCGCAGGGTTAGCCGTGGGATTGGCACTGCAAAATAGCCTTTCCCACTTGGCCGCGGGCATTATGTTAATTAGCTTTCGCCACTTTGAAGTGGGAGACACGATCGAAGGAGGGGGCGTCTCCGGTGCAGTCGATAGTATTGGCCTCTTTTCCACCACGATTGTCACCGGGGATAATGTCCGGATTACGATTCCCAATAGTCAACTGTTCAGCGGAACCTTAAAAAATCAAACGGTGCTGGGAACCCGGCGCGTGGATATTCGCATTCCCATTGGTGATCGCCCGCTTCAACCTACGTTGCAGGATCTCCTCGCGATCGCAGAACACCATCCCAAAGTCCTGACCCACCCGAAACCCATTGCCCAAGTCACTGTAATTGGTACACACTCCACTACCATCAGCCTCAAGCCTTGGTGCCAATCCAGTGACTACGATCAAGTTCGGGCGGATATTCTGTACAGTGTGAAACGGCATCTTGAGCAATCCCAGACTCAATACCCCACTGTCGAGTCCACGATCGACCCGTCCTCCGATGCTTCCTCGATGAATGCTTGA
- a CDS encoding cyclic nucleotide-binding domain-containing protein: protein MLNLFDRLLLVRGVPIFEELREDFLIRLVPVMEEEVFEAKQPIIRQGEEGSSMFIIASGQVKVHIGDQELKRLGREEFFGEMALFDSESRSASVTALERCVCLELTQQQLYSAIDETPGIALNLIRILSGRIRKLNQEINELRGQSNGAAPKVTTREATARVKRP from the coding sequence ATGCTGAATTTGTTTGACCGACTATTACTGGTGCGAGGCGTTCCTATTTTTGAGGAACTGCGGGAGGATTTTTTGATCCGCCTCGTCCCCGTTATGGAAGAAGAAGTGTTTGAAGCCAAACAGCCAATTATTCGCCAGGGTGAAGAAGGCAGTTCAATGTTTATCATTGCCTCTGGACAAGTCAAAGTTCATATTGGTGATCAAGAACTCAAACGCCTAGGGCGAGAAGAATTTTTTGGTGAAATGGCCCTTTTTGATTCTGAGTCGCGATCGGCTTCGGTTACGGCCCTAGAAAGATGTGTGTGTTTAGAACTTACCCAGCAGCAACTTTACTCCGCGATCGATGAAACGCCGGGAATTGCCCTCAACTTAATCCGTATCCTCTCTGGCCGGATCCGTAAGCTCAACCAGGAAATCAATGAATTACGGGGGCAAAGTAATGGCGCGGCTCCCAAGGTGACAACGCGGGAAGCCACTGCGCGAGTCAAACGCCCTTAG